A region of Rhizobium binae DNA encodes the following proteins:
- a CDS encoding maleylacetate reductase, whose translation MVASFRYTASAAQIFFGSGSVSRLAEAITGQGGKRALILSTPHQKADAQRIAASLGPLAAGLFDGAVMHTPVDVTERAIAAYNLAGADCVVAIGGGSTIGLGKAMAYRNDAPQIVVATTYAGSEVTPILGQTENGQKTTVRGPGILPEVVIYDPELTLGLPVNISVSSGLNAMAHAVEGLYAQDRNPISSMMAVEGLRALKQALPQIVKAPGDIEPRSEALYGSWLCGMVLGAVGMALHHKLCHTLGGSFDLPHAETHAVILPHSAAYNAEAAADALKPAADLFGGSLGGGVYDFAASIGAPLALRDLGMKEADLDRAAELAAQNPYWNPRPIEWEAIRTLLQSAWEGARPR comes from the coding sequence ATGGTTGCATCTTTCAGATACACGGCCAGCGCGGCCCAAATCTTCTTCGGGAGCGGCTCGGTGAGTCGCCTCGCCGAGGCGATTACAGGGCAGGGCGGCAAGCGCGCCCTGATCCTTTCGACCCCGCACCAGAAAGCCGACGCTCAGCGCATCGCTGCTTCCCTCGGCCCGCTTGCGGCGGGATTATTCGACGGTGCTGTCATGCACACGCCGGTCGATGTGACCGAGCGCGCGATCGCGGCATACAATTTGGCCGGCGCCGATTGCGTGGTCGCAATCGGCGGCGGATCGACGATCGGTCTCGGCAAGGCGATGGCCTATCGCAACGACGCGCCACAAATCGTGGTGGCGACGACCTATGCGGGGTCTGAGGTTACACCGATCCTCGGCCAGACGGAAAACGGGCAGAAGACGACGGTCCGCGGGCCTGGCATCCTGCCCGAAGTGGTGATCTACGACCCAGAATTGACATTGGGATTGCCGGTCAACATCAGCGTCAGCAGCGGGCTCAATGCAATGGCGCATGCGGTCGAAGGTCTCTATGCACAGGATCGCAATCCAATTTCGTCAATGATGGCGGTCGAGGGCCTGCGTGCGCTGAAGCAGGCGTTACCTCAAATCGTCAAGGCCCCTGGGGACATCGAGCCGCGAAGCGAAGCGCTTTACGGTTCCTGGCTGTGCGGTATGGTGCTCGGAGCGGTTGGCATGGCCCTGCATCACAAGCTCTGCCATACGCTGGGCGGTAGCTTCGATCTGCCGCATGCGGAAACCCATGCGGTCATTCTTCCCCATTCTGCCGCCTACAATGCGGAGGCCGCAGCGGATGCGTTAAAACCCGCTGCCGATCTTTTTGGCGGCTCGCTGGGCGGCGGTGTCTATGATTTTGCTGCTTCGATCGGTGCCCCCTTGGCGCTGCGCGATCTGGGTATGAAGGAGGCCGATCTGGACCGTGCGGCGGAACTCGCCGCCCAGAATCCTTACTGGAACCCGCGCCCGATCGAATGGGAAGCGATCCGGACTTTGTTGCAGAGCGCCTGGGAGGGCGCGCGGCCGCGTTAA
- a CDS encoding GntR family transcriptional regulator, whose product MTKDQSDPSKQIRRREIIRAGTTVEQMVRAIADMIVTGQMLPGDKLDEISLAARFEVSRTPVREALRELGAMGLVEREPNRSAVVTNVTETYLHSMFEAMAELESICARLSAERMTIEERRLLEIEHRASARLVRQGADEEYAAYNTEFHSRLYRGAHNEHIHELVTQSRARLAPFRRAQFRLSGRLAKSYDEHDVIVTAIMRADSAAAARAAYAHVEIVSDASAVFAAATEQKERGA is encoded by the coding sequence ATGACCAAGGATCAGAGTGACCCATCGAAGCAGATCCGGCGCCGGGAGATCATCCGGGCAGGAACGACCGTCGAGCAGATGGTGCGGGCAATCGCTGACATGATCGTGACCGGGCAGATGCTGCCGGGTGACAAGCTCGACGAAATTTCGCTGGCGGCCCGTTTCGAAGTGTCGCGCACCCCGGTGCGCGAGGCGCTCCGGGAACTCGGAGCGATGGGGCTTGTCGAACGCGAACCGAACCGCAGCGCCGTCGTCACCAATGTAACGGAAACCTATCTGCATTCGATGTTCGAGGCGATGGCGGAACTCGAGAGCATTTGCGCGCGGCTTTCCGCCGAGCGGATGACGATCGAGGAACGGCGCCTTTTGGAAATCGAGCACCGCGCCTCGGCCCGGCTCGTGCGTCAGGGCGCCGACGAAGAGTATGCTGCCTATAACACCGAATTTCATAGTCGGCTCTATCGCGGCGCCCACAACGAGCACATCCATGAACTGGTGACGCAGAGCAGGGCCCGGCTTGCGCCTTTTCGCCGCGCGCAGTTCCGGCTGTCCGGTCGGCTGGCGAAATCCTACGACGAGCATGACGTGATCGTGACGGCGATCATGCGGGCGGATAGTGCGGCCGCCGCGCGGGCGGCCTATGCCCATGTGGAAATCGTCAGCGATGCCAGCGCCGTCTTTGCGGCCGCTACCGAGCAGAAAGAGCGCGGCGCTTGA
- a CDS encoding intradiol ring-cleavage dioxygenase: MPEYFSEERSAEAVNSRMGRDINPRLAEIMASLVRHLHAFAKDISLTQEEWELAIGFLTRTGHLCHDERQEFILLSDTLGLSMLVDAINNRRPPGATENTVFGPFHIEGAPIRQMGENISLDGKGESCLFIGRVLDLYGNPIEGAQIDVWSDNADGFYDVQQPDIQPKWNNRGIFVTGADGTYSFVGIKPVSYPIPDDGPVGQMLASLGRHPYRPAHTHYLITASGYQKLVTHTFVGDDPYLESDTVFGVKKSLIAPFERVDGPTAWRSDFDFVLTPVETGR; encoded by the coding sequence GTGCCCGAATATTTCAGCGAAGAGAGATCCGCGGAAGCCGTCAACTCGCGGATGGGGCGGGACATTAATCCGCGTCTGGCCGAAATCATGGCGTCGCTTGTCAGGCACCTGCATGCCTTTGCCAAGGATATCAGCCTGACCCAGGAGGAATGGGAACTGGCCATCGGCTTCCTGACCCGAACCGGCCATCTCTGTCATGACGAGCGACAGGAGTTCATCCTGCTCAGTGATACGCTGGGCTTGTCGATGCTTGTGGATGCCATCAACAACCGGCGTCCGCCGGGCGCCACGGAGAATACCGTGTTTGGACCGTTCCATATCGAAGGCGCGCCCATACGGCAGATGGGCGAAAACATCTCTCTCGACGGCAAGGGCGAGAGCTGTCTCTTCATCGGGCGAGTGCTGGATCTTTACGGCAATCCGATCGAGGGAGCTCAGATCGATGTATGGTCGGATAATGCCGATGGCTTCTACGATGTCCAGCAGCCGGACATCCAGCCGAAGTGGAACAACCGGGGCATCTTCGTCACCGGCGCAGATGGCACCTATAGTTTCGTCGGCATAAAGCCGGTCTCCTATCCGATCCCGGATGACGGTCCGGTCGGCCAGATGCTGGCCTCGCTCGGCCGCCATCCCTACCGTCCCGCCCATACCCATTACCTGATCACGGCTTCAGGTTATCAAAAGCTCGTAACCCACACCTTTGTCGGCGACGATCCCTATCTGGAATCAGATACGGTGTTTGGTGTAAAAAAGAGCCTGATCGCGCCTTTCGAACGTGTCGATGGTCCGACGGCCTGGCGCTCCGATTTCGATTTCGTGCTGACGCCCGTCGAGACTGGACGGTGA
- a CDS encoding flavin-dependent monooxygenase — MNNTAALLPASARVENACLADRIAPVLNEISAGARDTEKSGRVPARNIDLLRSVGYFDIVKPARFGGDEGSFAELVDANIELSSACASTGWVAGLLSAHQWLLAMFDERVQQEVWGSNPDALLCGSYAPVRMAERVEGGFRLSGDWAFASGCENAQWALCAAIIPANGEGERPVPAFLLVPASDYAIAETWDVVGLAGTGSKSLTLKNVFVPEYRMLSFPDATSGRTPGGRGYRGIGLFNIPLLMGVPFCLGSAAVGAAKGALESYIDHMGARVTRGAVAGGNNKIAEFPTIQLRVAEASACVDAAREIILRDIARAQQLAQAREDGTGEITEDDRILARRSQSFAVSLALRAVEALNASTGGLGLQMSNPVQRAWRDANAVGRHISMNWDAVGTMVGQQLLGLPPRGQF, encoded by the coding sequence ATGAACAATACAGCTGCCCTGTTGCCCGCTTCGGCGCGGGTTGAGAACGCATGCCTTGCAGATCGTATCGCCCCGGTGTTGAACGAGATCAGTGCCGGTGCGCGCGACACGGAAAAATCCGGCCGCGTGCCGGCACGCAATATCGATCTGCTGCGCTCCGTCGGCTATTTCGATATCGTCAAGCCTGCCCGTTTCGGTGGCGACGAAGGATCGTTTGCCGAGCTTGTCGATGCAAATATCGAACTGTCGTCGGCCTGTGCCTCCACCGGCTGGGTTGCCGGCCTCCTTTCCGCGCATCAATGGCTCCTCGCCATGTTCGATGAAAGGGTTCAGCAGGAGGTGTGGGGCAGCAATCCGGATGCCCTGCTCTGCGGTTCCTATGCGCCGGTCCGCATGGCGGAACGCGTCGAAGGTGGTTTCCGGTTATCTGGAGATTGGGCCTTTGCGAGCGGATGCGAAAATGCCCAGTGGGCGCTCTGTGCGGCGATCATTCCGGCAAACGGCGAGGGGGAGCGTCCTGTACCGGCGTTCCTTCTGGTTCCCGCCAGCGATTATGCCATTGCCGAGACCTGGGATGTGGTCGGCCTCGCGGGCACCGGCTCAAAAAGCCTGACCCTCAAGAACGTCTTCGTTCCGGAATACCGCATGCTGAGTTTTCCGGACGCGACCTCCGGTAGAACGCCGGGCGGACGAGGCTATAGGGGTATCGGCCTTTTCAACATTCCGCTGCTCATGGGGGTTCCGTTCTGCCTCGGCAGCGCAGCCGTCGGTGCGGCGAAGGGCGCACTGGAGAGCTATATCGACCACATGGGAGCCCGTGTGACACGTGGTGCAGTGGCTGGTGGCAACAACAAGATCGCGGAATTTCCGACGATCCAGCTTCGCGTGGCGGAAGCCTCCGCATGCGTGGATGCCGCCCGCGAAATCATTCTGCGCGATATTGCCCGGGCGCAGCAACTGGCCCAGGCCCGCGAGGATGGCACCGGCGAGATCACCGAGGACGATCGGATTCTCGCCCGTCGCAGCCAGTCCTTTGCGGTCAGCCTGGCTCTTCGGGCCGTCGAAGCTCTCAATGCATCGACAGGCGGCCTCGGCCTCCAGATGTCCAACCCCGTCCAGCGGGCATGGCGCGATGCAAATGCCGTCGGGCGCCATATTTCCATGAACTGGGATGCCGTGGGCACCATGGTCGGCCAGCAACTGCTCGGTCTTCCGCCCAGGGGGCAATTCTGA
- a CDS encoding MarR family winged helix-turn-helix transcriptional regulator — MYKLTDSVPYLLNRAGVRIAEVFAQRIAEDNLSVAMYRVLAMLKERQESTLGDLADVVSVEISTLSRLVGTLAKRKLVSRTRPEDNGRIVIVRLTPQGEAMTERLMPLAVELERTAVQGMSDEEVAALKKALRRMHSNLPAISAKGKVAG, encoded by the coding sequence ATGTACAAACTTACCGATTCCGTTCCCTATCTTCTCAATCGCGCCGGCGTGCGGATAGCCGAGGTCTTCGCGCAGAGAATCGCCGAAGACAATCTCAGCGTGGCGATGTACCGGGTCCTGGCCATGCTCAAAGAGCGCCAAGAGAGCACCCTGGGGGATCTCGCCGACGTCGTCTCTGTCGAGATTTCGACGCTTTCGCGCCTCGTCGGCACACTGGCCAAGCGCAAGCTGGTGTCGCGAACACGTCCGGAAGATAATGGCCGTATCGTCATCGTAAGGCTGACCCCGCAGGGCGAGGCGATGACGGAAAGGCTTATGCCGCTTGCCGTGGAACTCGAACGCACCGCGGTGCAGGGCATGTCGGACGAAGAGGTCGCAGCCCTGAAGAAGGCGCTGCGCCGCATGCACAGCAACCTGCCGGCAATATCCGCAAAGGGAAAAGTTGCGGGCTGA
- the tsdA gene encoding gamma-resorcylate decarboxylase — protein sequence MQGKIALEEHFAIPETLQDSAGFVPGDYWTELSARLLDIQDKRLRLMDAHGIEKMILSLNAPAVQAIPDKAKALEISRRANDFLAEQCVKNPNRFLGFAALPLQDPDAAAQELQRCVTTMGFVGALVNGFSQEGDGTMPLYYDLPQYRSFWAEVEKLNVPFYLHPRNPLPQDSRIYAGHSWLMGPTWAFAQETAVHALRLMGSGLFDEHPALRIIVGHMGEGLPYMMWRIDNRNAWVKVEKNYPAKRPIADYFNENFYITTSGNFRTQSLIDAMLEIGADRILFSTDWPFENVDHAANWFDSTTISETDRLKIGRTNAVSLFKLDR from the coding sequence GTGCAAGGCAAGATCGCGCTTGAAGAACATTTCGCCATTCCCGAGACGCTGCAGGATTCGGCGGGGTTCGTGCCGGGCGACTACTGGACGGAACTGTCCGCCCGGCTTCTTGATATCCAGGACAAGCGTCTGCGGCTGATGGATGCCCACGGCATCGAGAAAATGATCCTGTCGCTGAACGCTCCGGCCGTGCAAGCGATCCCGGATAAAGCAAAGGCTCTGGAGATATCCCGACGCGCCAACGACTTTCTGGCGGAGCAATGCGTCAAGAACCCGAACCGTTTCCTGGGATTTGCAGCTTTGCCCCTGCAGGATCCAGATGCGGCCGCGCAGGAATTGCAGCGCTGCGTGACAACGATGGGTTTCGTCGGCGCACTGGTGAATGGCTTCTCGCAGGAAGGCGACGGAACCATGCCGCTTTACTACGACCTGCCGCAATATCGTTCGTTCTGGGCCGAAGTCGAAAAACTCAACGTTCCCTTCTATCTGCATCCGCGCAACCCGCTGCCGCAGGATAGCCGGATCTATGCCGGCCACTCCTGGCTGATGGGTCCGACATGGGCGTTCGCGCAGGAGACCGCTGTTCATGCGCTGCGCTTGATGGGATCCGGCCTGTTTGACGAGCACCCGGCTTTGCGGATCATCGTCGGTCATATGGGCGAGGGACTGCCGTACATGATGTGGCGCATCGACAACCGGAATGCGTGGGTCAAGGTGGAAAAGAACTATCCGGCCAAACGCCCGATTGCCGATTATTTCAACGAGAATTTCTACATTACGACGTCGGGGAATTTCCGCACGCAATCGCTGATCGATGCTATGCTGGAAATCGGCGCGGACCGTATTCTGTTCTCGACAGACTGGCCATTCGAGAACGTCGATCATGCTGCAAACTGGTTCGACAGCACGACCATCTCCGAGACCGACCGTCTGAAGATCGGTCGCACCAACGCGGTTTCACTCTTCAAACTCGATCGATAG
- a CDS encoding MFS transporter, which yields MYGEGKLAIQDLAIIKENVRSPNIIIALCGLLILFDGYDLIVYGAVAPALLGEASWGLTPGLVGRAASITLFGMLLGALVAGTLADRIGRRKVIIGSLLSFSVMMIGSGLAPNFLVFEGTRFLAGLGLGALFPTVTALIIEFSPPKRKAIAYSIALLGYLAGGIISGILGMLLVQKYGWRPLMIIGGTPILLLPFFIRLIPESPEWLATKNRQTEANQIANQYGLPNPVARPAVSRQVGIRSLFSEGRLLPTLNAWGIHFCSLLLTFGMVNWLPTIMNKMGYDLGSALLFSVTLNLGAAVGLLIGARVADRGNVKIVVAGMFLLGACSIGLLTQVNQGLQVYGLVALAGTGTIGTQILANVLVGNLYPVEIRGTGLGFSLGIGRIGGMIGPAIGGAVLGAGLAPQWNFYIFASVAALGCLLALATLLYRTIPH from the coding sequence ATGTATGGGGAGGGAAAATTGGCCATACAAGATCTCGCTATTATCAAGGAAAACGTTCGCAGCCCGAATATCATCATCGCTCTTTGCGGCCTGCTGATCCTGTTCGACGGCTATGACCTGATCGTCTACGGCGCGGTCGCGCCGGCATTGCTCGGCGAAGCCAGCTGGGGCCTGACGCCCGGCCTGGTGGGACGAGCTGCCTCCATCACCCTGTTCGGTATGCTGCTGGGCGCTCTCGTCGCCGGAACACTCGCTGACAGGATAGGTCGCCGCAAGGTCATCATAGGCAGTCTGCTGAGCTTCTCCGTTATGATGATCGGCAGCGGTCTTGCGCCGAACTTTCTCGTTTTCGAGGGAACACGCTTTCTAGCCGGTCTGGGCCTTGGGGCTCTTTTTCCCACGGTAACTGCGTTGATCATCGAGTTTTCTCCGCCGAAGCGGAAGGCAATAGCCTACTCGATTGCTCTTCTCGGTTATCTGGCTGGCGGCATCATCTCGGGTATCCTCGGAATGCTGCTGGTGCAGAAATACGGATGGCGTCCACTGATGATCATCGGCGGCACACCGATCCTGCTTCTGCCTTTCTTCATCCGCCTCATCCCCGAATCCCCCGAATGGCTGGCAACGAAAAACCGCCAGACCGAAGCCAACCAGATTGCAAACCAGTACGGGCTGCCCAACCCCGTAGCCAGGCCTGCTGTGTCACGCCAGGTCGGCATCAGGTCGCTGTTTTCCGAAGGTCGCCTGCTGCCGACATTGAACGCATGGGGCATCCACTTCTGCTCGCTTCTGCTCACATTCGGCATGGTCAACTGGCTTCCGACCATCATGAACAAGATGGGCTATGATCTCGGTTCCGCCCTGCTCTTCTCCGTAACGCTCAATCTCGGAGCCGCAGTCGGCCTCCTGATCGGCGCACGGGTTGCCGACCGCGGAAACGTCAAAATAGTCGTGGCGGGTATGTTTCTCCTCGGAGCCTGCTCGATCGGGTTGCTGACGCAGGTGAACCAAGGTCTCCAGGTCTATGGTCTCGTAGCACTTGCCGGTACGGGAACGATCGGCACGCAGATCCTCGCCAACGTTCTCGTTGGAAACCTCTATCCGGTCGAAATCCGTGGAACCGGCCTTGGCTTCTCGCTCGGCATCGGCCGTATCGGAGGCATGATAGGACCGGCCATCGGCGGTGCGGTTCTGGGTGCAGGCCTGGCTCCGCAGTGGAACTTCTACATCTTCGCATCGGTAGCAGCCTTGGGATGCCTCCTGGCGCTCGCGACACTGCTATATCGCACCATACCGCACTGA
- a CDS encoding flavin reductase family protein has protein sequence MSATAALGIAPTPAPISDAFRSTMRRFPATVTVISACRNGADHGMTATAVTSLSMDPPSLIICLNNRTYLHDMLLEVPEFAVSVLTDRQAAVSEGFSGKIAPERRFDAADWVRHERGMMVLGSAHASVVCRRMGAVPYGTHTIFIGQVVDTRHSDDTTALMYENSKYCAPQHALPASQN, from the coding sequence ATGTCTGCCACTGCTGCCCTCGGCATAGCGCCGACGCCCGCACCGATCAGCGATGCGTTTCGATCGACCATGCGCCGTTTCCCGGCGACGGTGACGGTCATTTCCGCCTGTCGCAACGGTGCCGATCATGGAATGACGGCTACTGCTGTCACATCACTTTCGATGGATCCGCCATCTCTCATTATCTGCCTGAACAATCGCACCTACCTGCACGACATGCTGCTCGAGGTGCCGGAATTCGCCGTCAGCGTTCTGACGGACAGGCAGGCAGCCGTATCGGAAGGGTTCAGCGGCAAGATTGCGCCTGAGCGTCGCTTCGATGCTGCCGATTGGGTTCGCCATGAGCGTGGCATGATGGTCCTGGGCTCCGCTCATGCCTCGGTTGTCTGCCGCCGTATGGGCGCGGTTCCTTATGGCACGCACACGATCTTCATCGGGCAGGTGGTGGATACACGCCATTCCGACGACACGACCGCGCTGATGTACGAGAATTCGAAATACTGCGCGCCACAGCACGCGCTTCCTGCATCCCAGAACTGA